One genomic window of Sodaliphilus pleomorphus includes the following:
- a CDS encoding histidine-type phosphatase, giving the protein MRNSILALLLCTLLATCAAAQPSRHDLQRNPLLCAANHVAYPWNDSNLPRLTPPPAGYEPFYIDHYGRHGSRWLSTAADYTDPIEPLAKAERKGLLTARGRQLLAQLRAVQQASRLRTGELSDVGAEQHQAIARRMYERFPQVFAGQVTVEARSSVVIRCILSMLNETSTLAALNPDISFVTDASEHDMHITAWKNADNPRSNALRRSMDKVSDRYQQAVASSRFVNALVSDTAYAADSIDAQRLMRDVFDVAGSLQNHHAFDPMSLLDYFTPEERYQLWRAANIYWYTHSANAVANGGRMPYVERDLLAHMVATADSVIACHGRGATLRFGHETCLLPLACMLEIDNANYSTACLDSLDYNWQCYNYFPMGCNIQLVFYRPSKKGTGNKPGDVLVKVLLNEQEARLPFKTKTWPYYRWSDLRDYYYRKAHTPIDWTIAAPA; this is encoded by the coding sequence ATGCGCAACTCTATCCTCGCCCTCCTGCTGTGCACCCTGCTGGCCACCTGCGCCGCAGCGCAGCCCTCGCGCCACGACCTGCAACGCAACCCACTGCTGTGTGCGGCCAATCATGTGGCCTATCCCTGGAACGACAGCAACCTGCCGCGGCTCACGCCGCCCCCGGCGGGCTACGAGCCCTTCTACATCGACCACTACGGGCGACACGGCAGCCGCTGGCTCTCGACAGCCGCCGACTACACCGACCCCATCGAGCCGCTGGCCAAGGCCGAGCGCAAGGGCCTGCTCACTGCCCGCGGCCGCCAGCTGCTGGCCCAGCTCAGAGCCGTGCAGCAGGCCTCGCGCCTGCGCACTGGCGAGCTCAGCGACGTGGGCGCCGAGCAGCACCAGGCCATCGCCCGGCGCATGTATGAGCGCTTCCCGCAGGTGTTTGCAGGCCAGGTCACCGTCGAGGCCCGCTCGAGCGTGGTGATACGCTGCATCCTCTCGATGCTCAACGAGACCTCCACCCTGGCAGCCCTCAACCCCGACATCAGCTTTGTCACCGACGCCAGCGAGCACGACATGCACATCACAGCATGGAAAAACGCCGACAACCCCCGCTCCAACGCGCTGCGCCGCAGCATGGACAAGGTGAGCGATCGCTACCAGCAGGCCGTGGCCAGCTCGCGCTTTGTCAACGCACTGGTGAGCGACACAGCCTATGCCGCCGACAGCATCGACGCCCAGCGCCTCATGCGCGACGTCTTCGACGTGGCAGGCAGCCTGCAAAACCACCACGCCTTCGACCCCATGAGCCTGCTCGACTACTTCACCCCCGAAGAGCGCTACCAGCTGTGGCGGGCAGCCAACATATACTGGTACACCCACTCGGCCAACGCTGTGGCCAATGGCGGCCGCATGCCCTATGTGGAGCGCGACCTGCTGGCCCACATGGTGGCCACGGCCGACTCGGTCATCGCCTGCCACGGCCGCGGCGCCACCCTGCGCTTCGGGCACGAGACCTGCCTGCTGCCCCTGGCCTGCATGCTCGAGATCGACAATGCCAACTACTCCACGGCCTGCCTCGACAGCCTCGACTACAACTGGCAGTGCTACAACTACTTTCCCATGGGGTGCAACATCCAGCTCGTGTTTTACCGTCCCAGCAAGAAGGGCACTGGCAACAAGCCCGGCGACGTGCTTGTAAAAGTGCTGCTCAACGAGCAAGAGGCTCGCTTGCCGTTCAAGACCAAGACTTGGCCCTACTACCGGTGGAGCGACCTGCGCGACTACTACTACCGCAAGGCCCACACCCCCATCGACTGGACCATCGCCGCACCCGCCTGA
- a CDS encoding radical SAM protein: protein MIVKDIDVKSIITKSNIPAAEYAVNPYVGCAHACRYCYASFMKRFTNHSEPWGSFVDVKHWGDIKNKEKYRGKKLFLSSVTDPYQPIEKTVGNTRRFLEQMQGSGIRLSLSTKSDLILRDLDLLKTFPDVRVSFSINTLDENFRRQMDHGVSIERRLEAMKILYDNHIRTTCFISPIFPGITDVESIIKRVEKQCNLVWLENLNLRGDYKAHILQWIHEHHPELDMLYHDIYASKHRTYWNRLNEKVRSFTRAEGLKYLRDTDDYQAEFGEKPIVINYFYHEEIIPSAKRKQKI from the coding sequence ATGATAGTAAAAGATATAGATGTCAAGAGCATCATAACGAAGTCGAACATTCCAGCAGCAGAATATGCAGTGAATCCATACGTGGGATGCGCCCATGCGTGCCGGTACTGTTATGCTTCGTTTATGAAGCGCTTTACCAATCATTCTGAGCCATGGGGCTCGTTTGTGGATGTGAAACATTGGGGTGATATCAAAAACAAGGAGAAATACCGTGGCAAGAAGTTATTTCTGAGCTCGGTTACTGACCCTTATCAGCCCATAGAGAAAACCGTGGGTAACACTCGCAGGTTTCTTGAGCAGATGCAAGGCAGTGGCATCAGGTTGAGCCTTTCAACAAAGTCGGACTTGATACTGCGTGATCTTGACCTGCTGAAGACATTTCCCGATGTACGCGTATCGTTCTCAATAAACACGCTTGATGAGAATTTTCGCCGGCAGATGGATCATGGCGTGAGCATAGAGCGGCGTCTTGAGGCAATGAAGATACTTTATGACAACCACATACGCACCACTTGTTTCATTTCTCCTATCTTTCCTGGCATAACCGATGTGGAGAGCATCATCAAGCGGGTGGAAAAGCAGTGCAATCTGGTCTGGCTGGAGAACCTCAACTTGCGTGGTGATTACAAGGCACATATTCTGCAATGGATACATGAGCATCACCCGGAACTTGACATGCTCTATCACGACATCTATGCCTCAAAGCATCGCACCTACTGGAACAGACTTAATGAGAAGGTGCGGAGCTTCACTCGGGCAGAAGGATTAAAGTACCTGCGTGATACCGATGACTATCAGGCGGAGTTTGGTGAGAAGCCCATCGTAATCAACTATTTTTATCATGAGGAGATTATTCCCTCAGCAAAAAGAAAACAAAAAATATAA
- a CDS encoding DUF5131 family protein: protein MIVWNLVHGCHRKSEGCKHCYVFTRDEENGVDTNLVRKTASFNLPLRRNRKGEWKIPSGTEVMTCFSSDFFLPEMDAWREEAWQMMRLRRDLNFYMVTKRPERILQCLPAFWDEIGGRITMCCTMENQQRVDERLPVLLSLPLPHKEIIVEPMLGPVDFHGNLDDIACVTVGGESGRDARPCRYDWVLDVRRQCIDAGVHFHFMQTGACFIKDGKTYHLTHGIQMQQARKANIDY, encoded by the coding sequence ATGATTGTATGGAATCTTGTACATGGGTGTCACCGCAAAAGCGAGGGGTGCAAGCATTGCTACGTCTTCACGCGCGATGAGGAGAATGGCGTAGACACTAATCTCGTCAGAAAGACGGCTTCTTTCAATCTTCCACTGCGCCGCAACCGGAAAGGTGAATGGAAAATTCCATCAGGCACAGAGGTGATGACATGCTTCTCATCTGATTTCTTCTTGCCTGAAATGGACGCATGGCGCGAAGAAGCGTGGCAGATGATGCGCCTGCGTCGCGACCTCAACTTCTATATGGTCACCAAGCGGCCAGAGCGCATCCTGCAATGCCTGCCTGCCTTCTGGGACGAGATAGGTGGCCGCATCACTATGTGCTGCACAATGGAAAATCAGCAGCGTGTCGACGAAAGGCTGCCTGTGCTGTTGTCATTGCCCTTACCCCATAAGGAAATTATTGTGGAGCCTATGTTAGGCCCTGTAGACTTCCACGGCAACCTTGATGATATAGCATGCGTCACCGTTGGAGGCGAGTCGGGAAGAGATGCCCGCCCCTGCCGCTACGATTGGGTGCTTGATGTGCGCAGGCAGTGCATTGACGCCGGTGTGCATTTTCATTTCATGCAAACTGGCGCATGCTTCATCAAGGATGGCAAGACTTACCATTTGACTCACGGCATACAGATGCAACAAGCACGGAAGGCAAATATAGACTACTGA
- a CDS encoding helix-turn-helix domain-containing protein: MKRIPLYKFFKHKYGPELLVDVVNLNKMKPDIHRTPVYRETFYSLLLITSGSEAVAINDHTATVGRGYVLTSIPGEVWAMCADSKLEALNLIFEEDFLLDFFSDTHFLDHFSYLQADRPSPFLILDDKLNDRLLQLYLDMQREIHRPEQDQHILRAMLYEALMLLNRARFIEDNKKEEGADINVAVNHNQYIDSFRSLVEEHYKEEHGVSFYADRLFITTNYLNKLVRSSLGVSTKQYILGRIMQEACNLLHYTSLSVQDIAAQLHFETATYFTRIFYNYKKQTPLNYRNNAKATGSR; this comes from the coding sequence ATGAAACGAATACCTCTTTATAAGTTCTTCAAGCACAAGTATGGTCCTGAATTGCTGGTAGATGTGGTGAACCTAAACAAGATGAAGCCCGACATCCACCGCACGCCCGTCTATCGTGAAACCTTCTACAGTCTGCTGCTCATCACAAGCGGCTCAGAGGCTGTAGCAATCAACGACCACACTGCCACAGTGGGCCGTGGCTATGTGCTGACATCAATACCTGGTGAGGTATGGGCGATGTGCGCCGACAGCAAGCTGGAGGCGCTCAACCTCATCTTTGAAGAAGACTTCTTGCTCGACTTCTTCAGCGACACTCATTTCCTGGACCATTTCAGTTATCTGCAAGCCGACCGACCTTCGCCGTTTCTTATCCTTGACGACAAACTTAATGATCGGCTGCTCCAGCTCTATCTTGACATGCAACGTGAGATACATCGCCCCGAACAGGATCAGCACATCCTGCGTGCCATGCTCTATGAGGCGCTCATGCTGCTCAATAGGGCTCGGTTTATTGAAGACAACAAGAAAGAAGAAGGGGCCGACATCAACGTAGCAGTCAACCACAATCAATATATTGATAGTTTCAGGTCGTTGGTTGAAGAACACTATAAAGAGGAGCACGGCGTGTCCTTCTATGCCGATCGACTGTTCATCACCACAAACTATCTCAACAAGCTCGTTCGGTCATCGCTGGGGGTATCAACCAAGCAATATATCCTGGGCCGTATCATGCAGGAGGCATGCAATTTGCTGCACTATACATCCTTGTCAGTGCAGGACATAGCTGCCCAACTGCATTTTGAGACGGCGACCTACTTTACACGTATATTCTACAACTACAAGAAGCAGACACCTCTGAACTACAGGAATAATGCGAAGGCAACCGGGTCCCGCTAA
- a CDS encoding histidine acid phosphatase: protein MKKLLFLLISVLAIVLAASAGTRDDFKANIKASANNLQAYPDSNLPQLTPAPSGYKPFYIDHYGRHGSRWLIDPKQYAQPVEQLAKADSAGKLTPRGREVLAVLRSVKAASHKRLGELSDVGAEQHQRIARRMYRNFPEVFAGQAVVDARSTVVIRCILSMLNEVDVLKSLNPAIKLTTDASEHDMYYMNYSDRTASQLRRILQRARRDSIVSHYVHPAHMLRVLFNDTAWASRNIDARTLMTNLWDVNGNMQSHHQFEKVDLYDLFSFDDVMSMWNYNNISWYCWSGFTPLTQNYVPYMESNLLRDFLGKADTAIASGRNGAHLRFGHESVLLPLVCLMGLNGMNYSTADLDHLTDRWQTYKVFPMASNVQWVFYRKPGSDDILVKILLNEREARLPAQVATDCAPYYHWRDVRRYMLDVLAAKPHVTLPAAEAK from the coding sequence TTGAAAAAATTACTGTTCCTCCTCATTTCAGTCCTGGCCATCGTGCTGGCTGCCAGTGCCGGGACCCGCGACGACTTCAAGGCCAACATCAAGGCCAGTGCCAACAACCTCCAGGCCTACCCCGACAGCAACCTGCCGCAGCTCACTCCGGCCCCGTCGGGCTACAAGCCCTTCTACATCGACCACTACGGGCGCCACGGCAGCCGCTGGCTCATCGACCCCAAGCAGTATGCCCAGCCCGTCGAGCAGCTGGCCAAGGCCGACTCGGCCGGCAAGCTCACCCCCCGCGGCCGCGAGGTGCTGGCCGTGTTGCGCAGCGTGAAGGCCGCATCCCACAAGCGGCTGGGCGAGCTTAGCGACGTGGGTGCCGAGCAGCACCAGCGCATAGCCCGGCGCATGTACCGCAACTTCCCCGAGGTGTTTGCCGGCCAGGCCGTGGTCGACGCCCGGTCGACGGTGGTGATACGCTGCATCCTCTCGATGCTCAACGAGGTCGACGTGCTCAAGTCGCTCAATCCAGCCATCAAGCTCACCACCGACGCCAGCGAGCACGACATGTACTACATGAACTACAGCGACCGCACCGCCAGCCAGCTGCGCCGCATCTTGCAGCGGGCAAGGCGCGACTCGATCGTGAGCCACTATGTGCACCCGGCCCACATGCTGCGCGTGCTCTTCAACGACACCGCCTGGGCCAGCCGCAACATCGACGCCCGCACGCTCATGACCAACCTGTGGGACGTGAACGGCAACATGCAGAGCCACCACCAGTTTGAGAAGGTCGACCTCTACGACCTCTTCAGCTTCGACGACGTGATGAGCATGTGGAACTACAACAACATCTCGTGGTACTGCTGGTCGGGCTTCACGCCCCTCACCCAGAACTATGTGCCCTACATGGAGAGCAACCTGCTGCGCGACTTCCTGGGCAAGGCCGACACCGCCATCGCCAGTGGCCGCAACGGCGCCCACCTGCGCTTCGGCCACGAGAGCGTGCTGCTGCCCCTGGTGTGCCTCATGGGCCTCAACGGCATGAACTACTCTACTGCCGACCTCGACCACCTCACCGACCGCTGGCAGACCTACAAGGTGTTTCCCATGGCCAGCAACGTGCAGTGGGTGTTCTACCGCAAGCCCGGCAGCGACGACATCCTGGTGAAGATACTGCTCAACGAGCGCGAGGCCCGGCTGCCCGCCCAGGTGGCCACCGACTGCGCCCCCTACTACCACTGGCGCGACGTGCGCCGCTACATGCTGGACGTGCTGGCTGCCAAGCCGCACGTGACCCTGCCCGCCGCCGAGGCCAAGTGA
- a CDS encoding S66 peptidase family protein: MKKLLIAALVCLATAGTWASTRSGIAAPQFLKPGDKIAVISPGSTPGAVNLDKGVDVLRQWGFNPVKGRHVTDAYHLWAGKKEDREADLLWALRDPAVKAIMCSRGGYGSSQLLYDLPIDTIKKYNKWIIGYSDITALHSAQVRAGHMSLHANMCGHLGETGGTDSLSLVLRDLLLGKVPSYKVKGHPYNNPGKARGILVGGNLSVMVNISGSKTYDFLDRDFIADKDIILFFEDVGENISRVSSMLYQLKLKGAIDHVKGIIVGHFTDYEPSAGYADMYQMLHEFLQDCDIPVCYDFPTSHDERLNYPLIEGCPVELNVGKSEVKLKFKL; this comes from the coding sequence ATGAAGAAACTTCTCATCGCAGCCCTCGTCTGCCTTGCAACCGCAGGCACATGGGCCAGCACAAGGAGCGGCATCGCGGCGCCTCAGTTTTTGAAGCCTGGCGACAAAATCGCCGTGATTTCGCCCGGGAGCACTCCGGGCGCCGTCAACCTGGACAAGGGCGTCGACGTGCTGCGCCAGTGGGGCTTCAACCCCGTGAAAGGCCGCCACGTGACCGACGCCTACCACCTGTGGGCCGGCAAGAAGGAAGACCGCGAGGCCGACTTGCTGTGGGCCCTGCGCGACCCTGCTGTCAAGGCCATCATGTGCAGCCGCGGCGGCTACGGCTCGAGCCAGCTGCTCTATGACCTGCCCATCGACACGATCAAGAAATACAACAAGTGGATCATAGGCTACAGCGACATCACCGCCCTGCACAGCGCCCAGGTGCGTGCCGGCCACATGAGCCTGCACGCCAACATGTGCGGCCACCTGGGCGAGACCGGCGGCACCGACTCGCTGAGCCTGGTGCTGCGCGACCTGCTGCTGGGCAAGGTGCCCTCCTACAAGGTGAAAGGCCACCCCTACAACAACCCTGGCAAGGCCCGGGGCATCCTGGTGGGCGGCAACCTGAGCGTGATGGTGAACATAAGCGGTTCCAAGACCTACGACTTCCTCGACCGCGACTTTATTGCCGACAAAGACATCATTCTCTTCTTTGAGGACGTGGGCGAGAACATAAGCCGCGTGTCGAGCATGCTCTACCAGCTCAAGCTCAAGGGCGCGATCGACCACGTGAAGGGCATCATCGTGGGCCATTTCACCGACTATGAGCCCTCGGCCGGCTATGCCGACATGTACCAGATGCTGCACGAGTTCTTGCAAGACTGCGACATCCCCGTGTGCTACGACTTCCCCACCAGCCACGACGAGCGCCTCAACTACCCGCTCATCGAGGGCTGCCCCGTGGAGCTCAACGTGGGCAAGAGCGAGGTGAAGCTCAAGTTCAAGCTGTGA
- a CDS encoding porin family protein, which produces MKKYLFITLAMLAALCGSAQHYGHRQGVQRYRSAGNYRSLDARGFSLMPRLGVGGSTFWGDDAEGCNMRASLTAGLDVNYRLNRLISFTSGVGFAMRGADIDDRADGYLRINHIDIPMLINFHVGRGWSFYTGVQPSFKVWSKYRAGGVEYDGDDLCSYDVSIPIGVNYTLPSGINFGVRATLGGVSIVDDDDVIYDYAPARGAAPRKDRYYYGGYYDYEDCEIYNFDISFSIGYKFHL; this is translated from the coding sequence ATGAAGAAATACTTGTTTATAACACTGGCTATGCTTGCCGCCTTGTGTGGCAGTGCTCAGCACTATGGCCACCGCCAGGGTGTGCAACGCTATAGGAGCGCCGGCAACTACCGCAGTCTCGATGCGCGCGGCTTCTCGCTCATGCCGCGCCTGGGCGTGGGAGGAAGCACCTTCTGGGGCGACGATGCCGAGGGCTGCAACATGCGTGCCAGCCTCACGGCGGGCCTCGACGTCAACTACCGCCTCAACCGGCTCATTTCATTCACCAGCGGTGTGGGCTTCGCCATGCGCGGCGCCGACATCGACGACCGGGCCGACGGCTACTTGCGCATCAATCACATCGACATTCCCATGCTCATCAACTTCCATGTGGGGCGCGGCTGGTCGTTCTATACGGGCGTGCAGCCTTCGTTCAAGGTGTGGTCGAAGTACCGCGCCGGCGGTGTCGAGTATGACGGCGACGATCTCTGCAGCTACGATGTGAGCATTCCCATTGGGGTGAACTACACTTTGCCCAGTGGCATCAACTTCGGCGTGCGTGCCACGCTGGGTGGCGTGAGCATCGTCGACGACGATGATGTAATCTACGACTATGCGCCTGCGCGCGGTGCAGCTCCCCGCAAAGATCGGTATTACTACGGCGGGTACTACGATTATGAAGATTGCGAGATCTACAACTTCGACATCAGCTTCTCGATAGGCTACAAGTTCCACCTGTGA
- a CDS encoding DUF4440 domain-containing protein translates to MSNNWYKNEGEEKLAEKLIGMEKAALEKWFNGDSSGYRDLWSKKSFSYFDAVCVNRVDTYDEIAKLAIERVDRKLYAKHYEVRNERVQAVGDMAVLTYQLYCERNLINVNYNCIEVFQKEEDDWHVIHSTWSIIRPMEMDFSAMKEIV, encoded by the coding sequence ATGAGCAACAATTGGTACAAGAACGAGGGCGAAGAGAAGCTGGCCGAGAAACTCATAGGCATGGAGAAAGCCGCACTGGAGAAATGGTTCAATGGTGACAGTTCAGGCTATCGTGACCTGTGGTCGAAGAAGAGCTTCAGCTATTTTGATGCAGTGTGCGTGAATCGTGTGGACACCTACGATGAGATAGCAAAGCTTGCCATAGAGCGTGTTGACCGAAAGCTGTATGCCAAGCACTATGAGGTGCGCAATGAGCGCGTGCAGGCAGTCGGGGACATGGCTGTGCTCACCTATCAACTTTATTGTGAAAGAAACCTCATCAACGTCAACTACAACTGCATTGAAGTGTTCCAGAAGGAGGAAGACGACTGGCATGTGATTCATTCCACATGGTCTATTATCCGTCCGATGGAAATGGACTTCAGCGCTATGAAGGAGATTGTGTGA